The proteins below are encoded in one region of Amycolatopsis magusensis:
- a CDS encoding cytochrome P450 translates to MTEFRHAADPAWPGERVRLYGPEFNHDPGALYAAIREEYGPVAPILLDGDIPAWFVSGYREMHRITSDSQLFARDTRRWNEWDRVPADWPLLPYVAHNPSVMFTEGPEHRRRAGAISDALAAVDQFELGAHCERIADRLVDAFAGTGEADLVTQYALRIPLLAVAKMYGMPEAETPALVRDVAISLDVGPDAMNAHLRVQSAMRALVAHKRDFPGADVPSQLLRSGLSEEEIVQDLLVVTAAAQQPTANWIGNTIRLMLTDLRFAMTLSGGRGSVGQALNEVLWHDTPTQNFIGRFATRDTQLGGQRVRAGDLLVMGLAAANSDPLVRQEVTPGSLGNHAHMSFGHGEHGCPYPAPEVAEVIARTTIEVLLDRLPDLALAVPAEALVWRPSVWMRGLESLPVSFTPTYVAGDLGSATTGAW, encoded by the coding sequence ATGACCGAGTTCCGCCACGCCGCCGATCCCGCCTGGCCCGGGGAACGGGTCCGGCTCTACGGGCCGGAGTTCAACCACGACCCCGGCGCGCTCTACGCCGCCATCCGCGAGGAGTACGGCCCGGTGGCGCCGATCCTGCTCGACGGCGACATCCCGGCGTGGTTCGTCTCCGGCTACCGCGAGATGCACCGGATCACCAGTGATTCGCAGTTGTTCGCCAGGGACACGCGCCGCTGGAACGAATGGGACCGCGTCCCGGCCGACTGGCCGCTGCTGCCGTACGTGGCGCACAACCCGTCGGTGATGTTCACCGAAGGGCCCGAGCACCGCCGCCGCGCGGGCGCGATCAGCGACGCGCTCGCCGCGGTGGACCAGTTCGAGCTGGGCGCGCACTGCGAGCGGATCGCCGACCGGCTGGTGGACGCGTTCGCCGGCACCGGTGAGGCGGACCTGGTCACGCAGTACGCGCTGCGCATCCCGCTGCTGGCGGTGGCGAAGATGTACGGCATGCCGGAGGCGGAGACCCCGGCGCTGGTGCGTGACGTGGCGATCTCGCTGGACGTCGGGCCGGACGCGATGAACGCGCACCTGCGGGTGCAGTCGGCGATGCGCGCGCTGGTGGCGCACAAACGCGACTTCCCCGGCGCGGACGTCCCGTCGCAACTGCTGCGGTCGGGGTTGTCGGAGGAGGAGATCGTCCAGGACCTGCTCGTGGTGACCGCGGCCGCGCAGCAGCCGACGGCGAACTGGATCGGCAACACCATCCGGCTGATGCTGACCGACCTCCGGTTCGCGATGACCCTGTCCGGCGGGCGCGGCAGCGTCGGGCAGGCGCTCAACGAGGTGCTGTGGCACGACACGCCGACGCAGAACTTCATCGGCCGCTTCGCCACCCGTGACACGCAGCTGGGCGGGCAGCGGGTGCGCGCGGGCGACCTGCTGGTGATGGGCCTGGCCGCGGCGAACTCGGATCCGCTGGTGCGCCAGGAAGTCACCCCGGGTTCGCTGGGCAACCACGCGCACATGTCGTTCGGCCACGGGGAGCACGGGTGCCCGTACCCGGCGCCGGAGGTGGCCGAGGTGATCGCCAGGACCACCATCGAGGTGCTGCTCGACCGGCTGCCGGACCTCGCGCTGGCGGTACCCGCCGAGGCGCTGGTGTGGCGGCCGTCGGTGTGGATGCGCGGGCTGGAGAGCCTGCCCGTCAGCTTCACCCCGACCTACGTGGCCGGCGACCTGGGTTCGGCGACCACCGGCGCCTGGTGA
- a CDS encoding AAA family ATPase gives MSNARHAAELRAEREYIAFLYRRLATERGEATGELTHVLRDSSDADNEARWQREVAFNAVAGRVSGLRVADHGLCFGRLDHLDGGHQHIGRIGLFDEEADYEPLLLDWRAPAARPFYCATAATPEGVRRRRHFHTRGREVLDFHDDELDGGDQNGDTALLAALDAPREETMRDIVATIQAEQDEIIRLDHQGVVVIQGAAGTGKTAVALHRVAYLLYTRRERLSRSGVLIVGPNPGFLRYIGEVLPSLGETDVVFATPGELFPGVTTTAREPSAEAERVKGSALMVDVLAAAVADRQRVPEEPIGIELDDVTVPLDAGIAGRARGLARAGGLPHNEARSVFHRALIAGLAEAAVRQIGEGWLTAEDRALRADLLDDVRRELAGSLDLAAAVDELWPELTPQKLLADFFGSRERLEAAKGLLSPDEREALFRPQGDAWTISDAPLLDEAVEFLGVDRSAERRAERRRRASAEYAREVLGLMELDRADEVDDFELVASDVVDAERLAERAEERDERDLAERAAEDREWTYGHVVVDEAQELSAMDWRVLMRRCPRRSFTVVGDLAQRQSAAGARSWAEPLAPYVQDRWLYRRLTVNYRTPAEIMAVAAGALAEVDPTLEVPESVRSNGIRPWAQRVAPEELAEAVAAARRELGAGEGSVAVIAPPGLALEGPVLTPMQTKGLEFDAVLLVDPQRFAGASELYVALTRPTQRLGVLHTEPLPAYLTGLADRVTTTR, from the coding sequence TTGTCAAACGCGAGGCACGCCGCCGAATTGCGGGCCGAACGCGAATACATCGCGTTCCTGTACCGGCGGCTCGCGACCGAACGCGGCGAAGCCACCGGCGAGCTGACGCACGTGCTCCGGGACAGCTCGGACGCCGACAACGAGGCGCGGTGGCAGCGGGAAGTGGCGTTCAACGCGGTCGCCGGGCGGGTCAGCGGCCTGCGCGTGGCGGACCACGGGCTCTGCTTCGGCCGCCTGGACCACCTCGACGGCGGGCATCAGCACATCGGCCGCATCGGCCTGTTCGACGAGGAAGCGGACTACGAACCACTGCTGCTGGACTGGCGGGCCCCGGCCGCGCGGCCGTTCTACTGCGCCACCGCGGCCACCCCGGAGGGTGTCCGCCGCCGCAGGCACTTCCACACCCGCGGCCGCGAGGTCCTGGACTTCCACGACGACGAACTGGACGGCGGCGACCAGAACGGGGACACCGCGCTGCTCGCCGCGCTCGACGCGCCACGCGAAGAGACCATGCGCGACATCGTCGCCACCATCCAGGCCGAGCAGGACGAGATCATCCGGCTCGACCACCAGGGCGTGGTGGTCATCCAGGGCGCGGCCGGCACCGGGAAGACCGCGGTCGCGCTGCACCGCGTCGCCTACCTGCTCTACACGCGCCGCGAACGGCTGTCCCGCAGCGGCGTGCTGATCGTCGGCCCCAACCCGGGCTTCCTGCGCTACATCGGGGAAGTGCTCCCGTCGCTGGGGGAGACCGACGTCGTGTTCGCCACGCCGGGCGAGCTGTTCCCCGGCGTGACCACCACGGCGCGCGAACCGTCGGCGGAGGCCGAGCGGGTCAAGGGCTCGGCGCTCATGGTCGACGTGCTGGCTGCCGCCGTCGCGGACCGCCAGCGCGTGCCGGAGGAGCCGATCGGCATCGAACTCGACGACGTGACGGTGCCGCTCGACGCCGGGATCGCGGGCCGGGCAAGGGGACTGGCCAGGGCGGGCGGGTTGCCGCACAACGAAGCCAGGTCCGTTTTCCACCGCGCCCTGATCGCCGGGCTCGCGGAGGCCGCGGTGCGGCAGATCGGCGAAGGGTGGCTCACCGCTGAGGATCGTGCGCTCCGGGCCGATCTCCTCGACGACGTGCGCCGGGAACTCGCGGGCAGCCTGGACCTCGCGGCCGCGGTGGACGAGCTGTGGCCGGAGCTGACCCCGCAGAAATTGCTGGCGGACTTCTTCGGTTCCCGCGAACGGCTGGAGGCCGCGAAGGGCCTGCTTTCCCCAGACGAACGGGAAGCCTTGTTCCGACCGCAAGGCGACGCCTGGACGATCTCGGACGCGCCGCTGCTCGACGAGGCGGTCGAATTCCTGGGTGTCGACCGATCGGCGGAACGCCGCGCGGAACGGCGCCGCCGGGCCAGTGCCGAGTACGCCCGCGAGGTGCTGGGGCTGATGGAACTGGACCGAGCGGACGAGGTCGACGACTTCGAACTCGTCGCGTCCGATGTGGTCGACGCCGAGCGCCTGGCCGAGCGGGCCGAGGAACGCGACGAGCGAGACCTGGCCGAACGCGCCGCCGAAGATCGCGAATGGACCTACGGGCACGTCGTGGTCGACGAGGCGCAGGAACTGTCCGCAATGGACTGGCGGGTGCTGATGCGCCGCTGCCCGCGCCGCTCGTTCACCGTCGTCGGCGACCTCGCGCAGCGGCAGTCGGCGGCGGGCGCGCGCTCCTGGGCGGAACCGCTGGCGCCCTACGTCCAGGACCGGTGGCTCTACCGGCGGCTCACCGTCAACTACCGCACGCCCGCCGAGATCATGGCGGTCGCCGCGGGCGCACTGGCCGAAGTGGACCCCACGCTGGAGGTCCCGGAATCGGTGCGCAGCAACGGGATCCGGCCGTGGGCGCAGCGGGTCGCCCCGGAGGAGCTGGCCGAAGCGGTGGCCGCGGCCCGCCGCGAACTCGGGGCGGGCGAGGGCTCGGTCGCGGTCATCGCCCCGCCGGGGCTGGCGCTGGAGGGCCCGGTGCTGACCCCGATGCAGACCAAGGGCCTGGAGTTCGACGCCGTGCTCCTGGTCGATCCCCAGCGCTTCGCGGGCGCCTCGGAACTCTACGTCGCACTGACCCGGCCGACGCAGCGGCTCGGCGTCCTGCACACCGAACCGCTGCCCGCCTACCTCACCGGCCTGGCCGACCGGGTCACCACGACCAGGTGA
- a CDS encoding cytochrome P450: protein MTTAREAPDILSAEFAANPYAAYRIMLEERPLIWHEAMESYIVSRYEDVERAFKEPVFTTGNYDWQLEPVHGRTILQLSGREHATRRALIAPAFRGSELEHKFRPVIEANARRLIDAFRDRGSADLVTEFARRFPIGVIVDMLGLDPADHDRFQRWYTSIIAFLGNLGQDPEIAADGMRTRAEFAEYMIPVIQRRRENLGDDLLSTLCAAEVDGTKMSDEDIKAFCSLLLAAGGETTDKAIASIFKNLLEHPDQLAAVRADRSLIPKAFAETLRYTPPVHMIMRQPAEDIELGGGVIPAGSTITCLIGAANRDPRRFADPDRFDIFRTDLPTQTAFSAAASHLSFALGRHFCVGALLAKTEVEVGMNQLLDAMPDVRFDEHGPHTEEGVFTRGPASLQVRFTPTP, encoded by the coding sequence ATGACTACGGCCCGTGAAGCGCCGGACATCCTTTCCGCCGAATTCGCCGCGAATCCGTACGCGGCCTACCGGATCATGCTGGAAGAACGGCCGCTGATCTGGCACGAGGCCATGGAGAGCTACATCGTTTCGCGGTACGAGGACGTCGAGCGGGCGTTCAAGGAACCGGTCTTCACCACCGGCAACTACGACTGGCAACTGGAACCGGTGCACGGCAGGACGATCCTGCAGCTGAGCGGGCGTGAGCACGCGACCCGCCGGGCGCTGATCGCCCCGGCGTTCCGCGGCAGCGAACTGGAGCACAAGTTCCGCCCGGTCATCGAAGCGAACGCGCGGCGGCTGATCGACGCTTTCCGCGACCGCGGTTCCGCCGACCTGGTCACCGAATTCGCCCGCCGGTTCCCGATCGGCGTGATCGTCGACATGCTCGGGCTCGATCCCGCGGACCACGACCGGTTCCAGCGCTGGTACACCTCGATCATCGCCTTCCTCGGCAACCTGGGCCAGGACCCGGAAATCGCCGCCGACGGCATGCGCACGCGCGCGGAGTTCGCCGAGTACATGATCCCGGTGATCCAGCGGCGCCGGGAAAACCTCGGCGACGACCTGCTCTCGACCCTGTGCGCGGCCGAGGTCGACGGCACGAAGATGAGCGACGAGGACATCAAGGCGTTCTGCAGCCTGCTGCTCGCGGCCGGCGGCGAGACCACGGACAAGGCCATCGCGAGCATCTTCAAGAACCTGCTGGAGCACCCGGACCAGCTCGCCGCGGTGCGGGCGGACCGGAGCCTGATCCCGAAGGCGTTCGCCGAAACCCTGCGCTACACCCCGCCGGTGCACATGATCATGCGCCAGCCCGCCGAGGACATCGAACTCGGCGGCGGTGTCATCCCGGCGGGCAGCACCATCACCTGCCTGATCGGCGCGGCGAACCGCGACCCCCGCCGGTTCGCCGACCCGGACCGGTTCGACATCTTCCGCACCGACCTGCCGACCCAGACGGCCTTCTCGGCGGCGGCGAGCCACCTGTCGTTCGCGCTGGGCCGCCACTTCTGCGTGGGCGCTTTGCTGGCGAAAACCGAGGTGGAGGTCGGCATGAACCAACTGCTGGACGCGATGCCGGACGTCCGCTTCGACGAGCACGGCCCCCATACCGAAGAAGGCGTCTTCACCAGAGGCCCAGCCTCACTACAAGTCCGCTTCACCCCAACCCCCTAA
- a CDS encoding VOC family protein, producing the protein MPSRLNPYLSFDGTAREAMQFYREVFGGALTLNTFGEFGAPEGPDADKIMHALLEAPNGFALMGADTPEGMEYKPGTNISISLSGDDSAELHGYWEKLSAGGTVSVPLEKQMWGDEFGACEDRFGTQWMVNIG; encoded by the coding sequence ATGCCCAGTCGGCTCAACCCCTATCTCAGCTTCGACGGTACCGCCAGAGAGGCGATGCAGTTCTACCGCGAAGTGTTCGGCGGCGCACTGACGCTGAACACGTTCGGTGAGTTCGGCGCCCCGGAAGGCCCCGACGCGGACAAGATCATGCACGCCCTGCTGGAGGCCCCGAACGGGTTCGCGCTGATGGGTGCCGACACCCCGGAAGGCATGGAATACAAGCCGGGAACGAACATCTCGATAAGCCTCAGCGGCGACGATTCCGCCGAGTTGCACGGCTACTGGGAAAAGCTCTCCGCCGGTGGCACGGTCTCGGTCCCGCTGGAGAAGCAGATGTGGGGCGACGAGTTCGGCGCCTGCGAAGACCGTTTCGGCACCCAGTGGATGGTCAACATCGGCTAG
- a CDS encoding NUDIX hydrolase → MLVRDEAGNALLGFHGDLRLRPLPLALVVVESGGLVLMMLNAFRRTWELPGGMLEPGESPAEAALRELAEETGIRATAAEFATVAEFALVAPVRREYGAVYRLAPPERPRPEPSEEALDFRWWDPAAPVPEGMSPLDAAIARHTTSIEGPSRC, encoded by the coding sequence GTGCTGGTACGCGATGAAGCCGGGAACGCGCTGCTCGGATTCCACGGCGATCTACGGCTACGGCCCCTGCCGCTCGCGCTCGTGGTGGTCGAATCCGGCGGGCTGGTGCTGATGATGCTGAACGCGTTCCGGCGGACGTGGGAACTGCCCGGCGGCATGCTCGAACCGGGGGAGTCGCCGGCGGAAGCCGCGTTGCGCGAACTGGCGGAGGAGACCGGGATCCGGGCCACCGCGGCCGAGTTCGCCACGGTGGCCGAATTCGCACTGGTGGCCCCGGTCCGGCGGGAGTACGGGGCGGTCTACCGGCTGGCGCCGCCGGAGCGACCCCGCCCGGAACCCAGCGAGGAAGCACTCGACTTCCGCTGGTGGGACCCGGCGGCCCCGGTCCCGGAGGGCATGAGCCCGCTGGACGCCGCCATCGCCCGTCACACGACGTCGATCGAGGGACCTAGCCGATGTTGA
- a CDS encoding PucR family transcriptional regulator encodes MGNKTAPLVVGGRPLHERLTEGLAAYTGMVLAAVTARVPAYRLLPAEELSGDITKVIEQNLRSFTAVLRTRALPAQAELDFLRESAARRAEEGIPIDIVLTAYHIGIQVVWESLTGEVRPAEVDDVMAVNALALRYLELVTPAVGAGYLDERQAVFDDERSARHTLLSALLDGTPPVAGGLRLPPGYAVLALEIGAHADESADGVDPMVAGRRKLRRLRVELERQIRDPVLSSLTPEGGIALVPDTSTPDWPRLTRILADVSRAAGAEITAGAAAAEPADVPAAATLAREVLRVARTSGRAPGLYQLDDVLLEYQMSRPGAALDRLSAMLAPLSGNGELVRTLETYLRHGSRRPTATELHVHPNTVDYRLRRITGLTGLDPTRVSDVALLRAALTASRQSPPW; translated from the coding sequence ATGGGTAACAAGACCGCTCCGCTCGTCGTCGGGGGCAGGCCGCTGCACGAACGGCTGACCGAGGGGCTGGCCGCGTACACCGGGATGGTGCTCGCCGCGGTCACCGCGCGCGTGCCCGCCTACCGCCTGCTGCCCGCCGAGGAACTGAGCGGCGACATCACCAAGGTCATCGAGCAGAACCTGCGGTCGTTCACCGCGGTGCTGCGCACCCGCGCCCTGCCCGCCCAGGCCGAACTCGACTTCCTGCGCGAGTCGGCGGCCCGCCGGGCGGAGGAGGGCATCCCGATCGACATCGTGCTCACCGCCTACCACATCGGCATCCAGGTGGTCTGGGAGTCGCTGACCGGCGAAGTGCGCCCGGCCGAGGTGGACGACGTGATGGCGGTGAACGCGCTGGCGCTGCGTTACCTGGAACTGGTCACGCCCGCGGTCGGCGCCGGGTACCTCGACGAGCGCCAGGCGGTCTTCGACGACGAGCGGTCCGCGCGGCACACGCTGCTTTCGGCGCTGCTCGACGGCACGCCCCCGGTCGCCGGCGGCCTGCGGCTGCCGCCCGGGTACGCCGTGCTGGCCCTGGAAATCGGGGCGCACGCCGACGAATCCGCCGACGGGGTCGATCCGATGGTCGCGGGCCGCCGCAAGCTCCGGCGGCTGCGCGTAGAACTCGAACGGCAGATCCGCGATCCGGTGCTGTCCTCGCTCACGCCCGAGGGCGGAATCGCGCTCGTCCCGGACACGTCCACTCCGGACTGGCCCCGGCTCACGCGGATCCTCGCCGACGTCAGCCGGGCGGCGGGCGCCGAGATCACCGCGGGGGCGGCCGCCGCCGAACCGGCGGACGTCCCCGCGGCGGCCACGCTCGCCAGGGAAGTGCTCCGGGTGGCCCGGACTTCCGGCCGGGCGCCCGGGCTCTACCAGCTCGACGACGTGCTGCTGGAGTACCAGATGTCACGCCCGGGCGCCGCGCTCGACCGGCTGTCGGCGATGCTCGCGCCCCTGTCCGGCAACGGCGAACTGGTGCGCACCCTGGAGACCTATCTGCGGCACGGCAGCCGGCGGCCGACCGCGACCGAGTTGCACGTCCACCCGAACACCGTCGACTACCGGCTCCGCCGGATCACCGGGCTGACCGGCCTCGATCCCACCCGGGTCAGCGATGTCGCCCTACTCCGAGCCGCCCTCACCGCCTCTCGTCAGTCGCCGCCGTGGTGA
- a CDS encoding SGNH/GDSL hydrolase family protein produces the protein MAVVKRMTAGLAAAAALTGVAAVPAQAAEELEYVALGDSAAAGPLIPDQDPNLLCLRSDRDYPALVAEALGARLTDVTCSGATTDDLASPRLGVLAPQFDALSEDTDLVTITIGANDSGLFQHALSCINLLPEPVGLSCADRLTAGGEDTIGEAVEAWAPEFGAALDEVARRAPEAKVVVTGYGTYIRHNGCYPVQPVWARDANYLQGVMDKVSAVARDAAEARGAEFVDFAEVTVGHDICAAPKDRYLEGLIPVNVAAPLHPNARGMAAFADAVTTAATDERR, from the coding sequence ATGGCAGTGGTCAAGCGGATGACGGCGGGGCTCGCGGCGGCAGCGGCACTGACGGGGGTGGCGGCGGTACCCGCGCAGGCGGCGGAAGAACTGGAGTACGTCGCGCTCGGCGATTCGGCCGCGGCCGGGCCGCTCATCCCGGACCAGGACCCCAACCTGCTGTGCCTGCGCTCGGACCGCGACTACCCGGCGCTCGTGGCCGAGGCCCTCGGCGCGCGGCTGACCGACGTGACCTGCTCGGGCGCGACCACCGACGACCTGGCGTCACCGCGCCTCGGGGTGCTGGCGCCGCAGTTCGACGCGTTGAGCGAGGACACCGACCTGGTGACGATCACCATCGGTGCCAACGATTCCGGCCTCTTCCAGCACGCGCTCAGCTGCATCAACCTGCTGCCCGAACCGGTCGGGCTGTCGTGCGCGGACCGGCTCACCGCGGGGGGTGAGGACACGATCGGGGAGGCCGTCGAAGCGTGGGCGCCCGAGTTCGGCGCCGCACTCGACGAGGTGGCGCGCCGGGCGCCGGAGGCGAAGGTCGTGGTCACCGGCTACGGCACCTACATCCGGCACAACGGCTGCTACCCGGTCCAGCCGGTGTGGGCGCGTGACGCGAACTACCTGCAGGGCGTGATGGACAAGGTCAGCGCGGTGGCCAGGGACGCGGCCGAGGCGCGTGGCGCCGAGTTCGTCGACTTCGCCGAAGTGACCGTGGGGCACGACATCTGCGCCGCGCCGAAGGACCGCTACCTCGAAGGCTTGATCCCGGTCAACGTGGCCGCGCCGCTGCACCCGAACGCCCGCGGCATGGCCGCCTTCGCCGACGCCGTCACCACGGCGGCGACTGACGAGAGGCGGTGA
- a CDS encoding TetR/AcrR family transcriptional regulator, with product MAEPRSRRRGEHLEQAIFEAVWAELLEVGYAKLTMEAVAARAGTSKPVLYRRWAGRAELVLAAWRQRLPDSFELPDTGTLPGDLKEMLRRSLRRFEDCAPDLLAGLATETFRDPEVFALLRKQIAKAGPGLAFEALIRRAVERGELAEPRLSPGVLSVPLDLIRADAVIYGRQLSEERIGEIVDDIFVPLLRGLAR from the coding sequence GTGGCAGAGCCGAGGTCGCGCCGCCGGGGGGAACACCTCGAGCAGGCGATCTTCGAGGCGGTGTGGGCGGAGCTGCTGGAGGTCGGGTACGCCAAGCTCACCATGGAGGCGGTGGCCGCCAGGGCCGGGACCAGCAAACCGGTGCTCTACCGCCGGTGGGCCGGGCGCGCCGAGCTGGTGCTGGCCGCCTGGCGGCAGCGGCTCCCGGACTCGTTCGAACTGCCGGACACCGGCACCCTCCCCGGCGACCTGAAGGAGATGCTCCGCCGGTCCCTGCGCCGGTTCGAGGACTGCGCGCCGGACCTGCTGGCCGGTCTGGCCACCGAGACCTTCCGCGATCCCGAGGTGTTCGCCCTGCTGCGCAAGCAGATCGCCAAGGCCGGGCCCGGGCTCGCCTTCGAGGCGCTGATCCGGCGCGCGGTCGAGCGCGGTGAGCTCGCCGAGCCGCGGCTGAGCCCCGGCGTGCTCTCCGTGCCGCTGGACCTGATCCGCGCCGACGCGGTGATCTACGGCAGGCAGCTCAGCGAGGAGCGGATCGGCGAAATCGTCGACGACATCTTCGTGCCGTTGCTGCGTGGCCTCGCCCGTTAG
- a CDS encoding ABC transporter ATP-binding protein: MLSRLLRGHLRPYRRELGGLVLLQLFGTMGSLYLPSLNADIIDQGVATGDTGYILRTGGWMLAVTLVQIVCSTGAVYLGARVAMSFGRDVRAALFHRAGRFSAREVAGFGAASLITRNTNDVQQVQMLVVVACTMLVTAPITSVGGIVLAIREDAGLSWLMLVAVPVLLIAMGLIIVRMVPRFRVMQDRIDTVNRVLREQLSGIRVVRAFVREPVETRRFAEANGALTDTALRVGRLQALLFPIVMLVLNASSVAVVWFGAHRIAEGHLQVGAMVAFLSYLMLILTAVMMVTFIATMIPRASVCAERIVEVLETDSSVLPPENPVHEVRTHGEVEFRDVELRYPGAADPVLRGVSFRAEAGKTTAIVGSTGAGKTTLMSLIPRLLDVTGGTLLVDGVDVRQLDPALLRGRIGLVPQRPYLFTGTVASNLRYGKPDATDEELWEALEVAQAREFVEAMKGGLDAPITQGGTNVSGGQRQRLSIARALVRKPEIYLFDDSFSALDLATDAALRTALRPHTADAAVIVVAQRVSTVLDAEQILVLENGSVVGRGTHTELLDSCPTYLEIVQSQLTPEPAA, translated from the coding sequence GTGCTGAGTCGTCTCCTGCGCGGTCACCTGCGGCCGTACCGGCGCGAGCTGGGCGGGTTGGTGCTGCTGCAGTTGTTCGGCACCATGGGGTCGCTGTACCTGCCCAGCCTCAACGCCGACATCATCGACCAGGGCGTGGCCACCGGCGACACCGGGTACATCCTGCGCACCGGCGGCTGGATGCTGGCGGTCACCCTGGTGCAGATCGTCTGCTCGACCGGCGCGGTCTACCTCGGCGCCCGGGTGGCGATGAGCTTCGGCCGGGACGTGCGCGCCGCGCTGTTCCACCGGGCGGGCCGGTTCTCCGCCAGGGAGGTCGCCGGGTTCGGCGCCGCCTCGCTGATCACCCGCAACACCAACGACGTGCAGCAGGTGCAGATGCTGGTGGTGGTGGCCTGCACGATGCTGGTCACCGCGCCGATCACCTCCGTCGGCGGCATCGTGCTGGCGATCCGCGAGGACGCCGGGCTGTCGTGGCTGATGCTGGTCGCGGTGCCGGTGCTGCTGATCGCGATGGGCCTGATCATCGTCCGCATGGTGCCGCGCTTCCGCGTCATGCAGGACCGCATCGACACGGTGAACCGGGTACTGCGCGAGCAGCTGTCCGGCATCCGCGTGGTCCGCGCGTTCGTCCGTGAACCGGTGGAGACGCGGCGGTTCGCCGAGGCGAACGGCGCGCTGACCGACACCGCGTTGCGCGTGGGCCGGTTGCAGGCGCTGCTGTTCCCGATCGTGATGCTGGTGCTCAACGCCTCCAGCGTGGCCGTGGTCTGGTTCGGCGCGCACCGGATAGCCGAGGGGCACCTCCAGGTCGGCGCCATGGTCGCCTTCCTCAGCTACCTGATGCTGATCCTGACCGCGGTGATGATGGTGACCTTCATCGCCACGATGATCCCGCGCGCGTCGGTCTGCGCCGAGCGGATCGTCGAAGTGCTGGAGACCGATTCCTCCGTGCTGCCACCGGAAAACCCGGTGCACGAGGTGCGCACGCACGGCGAGGTGGAGTTCCGCGACGTCGAACTGCGTTACCCCGGCGCCGCCGATCCGGTGCTGCGCGGGGTTTCCTTCCGCGCGGAGGCCGGGAAGACCACGGCGATCGTCGGCAGCACGGGTGCCGGGAAGACCACGCTGATGTCGCTGATCCCGCGCCTGCTCGACGTCACCGGCGGCACCCTCCTGGTGGACGGCGTCGACGTGCGGCAGCTCGACCCCGCCCTGCTGCGCGGCCGGATCGGCCTGGTGCCGCAGCGGCCGTACCTGTTCACCGGCACGGTGGCGAGCAACCTGCGCTACGGCAAGCCCGACGCCACCGACGAAGAACTGTGGGAGGCGCTGGAAGTCGCGCAGGCCCGCGAGTTCGTCGAAGCGATGAAGGGCGGGCTCGACGCGCCGATCACCCAGGGCGGCACGAACGTCTCCGGCGGGCAGCGCCAGCGGCTTTCGATCGCCCGCGCGCTGGTGCGCAAGCCGGAGATCTACCTGTTCGACGACTCCTTCTCCGCGCTCGACCTGGCCACCGACGCCGCCCTGCGCACCGCGTTGCGCCCGCACACCGCCGACGCCGCGGTCATCGTGGTCGCCCAGCGGGTGTCCACTGTGCTCGATGCCGAGCAGATCCTGGTGCTGGAGAACGGTTCGGTGGTCGGCCGCGGCACGCACACCGAACTGCTCGACAGCTGCCCCACCTACCTCGAGATCGTCCAGTCCCAGCTGACCCCGGAGCCCGCGGCATGA